One window from the genome of Calditrichota bacterium encodes:
- a CDS encoding methyltransferase — translation MTIPREIVRKAITFRYPERIPRDLWVLPWATDHYPEAVAEVQRRFPSDFAGSPIVYRPSPRAKGEMYRKGTFVDEWGCRFVNIQDGVQGEVREPLLSDLRQWQEVKPPYEILPEDTEKARGLVNKFYAKTDKFVLAGCCPRPWERYQFIRGSEQSLMDMAEPGEEVVELLNLIHDFYLAEMQFWVTTDVDAIGFMDDWGSQHGLLIHPDTWRELFKPLYRDYCEFSHGYGKFAFMHSDGNIAEIFEDLVEIGVDAINSQLFCMDIADLARRVKGKITFWGEIDRQHILPSPDPEDGRRAVREVARHLYDPAGGVIAQLEFGAGANPATVMAVYEEWERVPELFGQGPGGDSSRRARSHKGGSRRSR, via the coding sequence AGGCAATCACGTTCCGGTATCCGGAGCGCATCCCACGCGACCTCTGGGTGCTTCCCTGGGCTACTGACCACTATCCCGAGGCGGTAGCCGAGGTGCAACGCCGGTTCCCCTCGGATTTTGCCGGTTCACCAATCGTCTACAGGCCCTCGCCGAGGGCAAAAGGGGAGATGTACCGCAAGGGCACGTTCGTGGACGAATGGGGATGCCGGTTCGTGAACATTCAAGACGGCGTGCAGGGAGAGGTGCGAGAGCCTTTGCTGAGCGACTTGCGCCAGTGGCAGGAGGTGAAACCGCCCTACGAGATCCTGCCGGAGGACACGGAGAAGGCCAGGGGCCTTGTGAACAAGTTCTACGCCAAGACGGACAAATTCGTCCTGGCGGGCTGCTGCCCGCGCCCGTGGGAGCGTTACCAGTTCATCAGAGGCAGCGAGCAGAGCCTCATGGACATGGCCGAGCCCGGGGAGGAAGTTGTGGAGCTGCTGAACCTCATTCACGACTTTTACCTGGCAGAAATGCAGTTTTGGGTCACCACCGACGTGGACGCGATTGGCTTCATGGACGACTGGGGCAGTCAACACGGCCTGCTTATTCATCCGGACACGTGGCGGGAACTGTTCAAGCCGCTCTATCGCGACTATTGTGAGTTCTCCCACGGCTACGGCAAGTTTGCCTTCATGCACTCCGACGGCAACATCGCGGAGATTTTTGAGGACCTGGTGGAAATAGGCGTGGACGCCATAAACTCGCAGCTCTTCTGCATGGACATTGCGGATCTGGCAAGGCGAGTGAAAGGGAAGATCACTTTCTGGGGCGAAATCGACCGGCAGCACATCCTGCCATCTCCCGATCCGGAGGACGGGAGGAGGGCAGTGCGCGAGGTCGCCAGGCACCTGTATGACCCGGCAGGTGGCGTCATTGCCCAGCTGGAATTCGGTGCGGGGGCCAATCCCGCCACGGTGATGGCCGTGTACGAAGAGTGGGAGCGCGTGCCCGAGCTCTTTGGCCAGGGACCCGGCGGCGACTCATCGCGGCGGGCACGCTCGCACAAAGGAGGCTCGCGCCGAAGCCGATGA